In Paenibacillus sp. G2S3, a single window of DNA contains:
- a CDS encoding UDP-N-acetylmuramoyl-L-alanyl-D-glutamate--2,6-diaminopimelate ligase, translating into MKVNELSACLATSRLYGDGEVEITDLQTDSRRVSPGDLFICLPGHTVDGHKFAPQAVASGAAAIVCERKLELDIPQIVVDDCRFAMSVMSNAFFGSPSSRMRMIGVTGTNGKTTTTYLIERIMQDQNMKTGLIGTIQMRYDGKSYPMSGTTPESLDLQRSLHDMASKGVECCVMEVSSHALQQGRVKGADFRTAIFTNLTQDHLDYHHTMEEYRAVKGLFFSRLGNVISPWKEERKYAVLNADDEASHYFAAQTAAEVITYGIDNNANVRASQISITAKGTFFHVDTFKGETDISLRMVGKFNVYNALAAITAALLEDVSLSDIKTSLEAIDGVAGRVESVDEGQEYAVIVDYAHTPDGLENVLRTVCEFATGKVLTVFGCGGDRDRTKRPLMGKIAAKYCDMVFVTSDNPRTEDPELILKDIEAGLVEDGVTSDRYHMIVDRREAIGKAIEMASSGDVVLIAGKGHETYQLIGGVVHDFDDRIVAKEVIRGRSY; encoded by the coding sequence ATGAAAGTTAATGAATTATCTGCTTGTCTTGCTACTTCGCGTCTATATGGGGATGGGGAGGTGGAGATTACTGATCTTCAGACGGATTCCCGCCGTGTAAGTCCGGGTGATCTGTTTATCTGTTTACCGGGTCACACCGTAGACGGACACAAATTTGCGCCGCAAGCCGTAGCCTCTGGAGCAGCGGCTATCGTATGTGAGCGTAAACTAGAGCTTGATATCCCACAGATCGTTGTGGATGACTGCCGGTTTGCGATGTCTGTCATGTCGAATGCATTCTTTGGCTCACCTAGTAGCCGAATGAGAATGATCGGGGTTACGGGTACCAATGGCAAGACAACAACAACTTATCTGATTGAAAGGATTATGCAAGACCAGAATATGAAGACGGGTTTGATTGGGACCATTCAAATGCGCTATGACGGCAAAAGCTACCCTATGTCAGGGACCACTCCAGAATCGCTAGATCTGCAGCGCTCGCTTCATGATATGGCCTCCAAAGGTGTGGAATGTTGCGTAATGGAAGTCTCCTCCCACGCGCTTCAGCAAGGACGTGTGAAGGGTGCGGACTTCCGTACGGCAATATTTACGAACTTAACCCAGGATCATCTGGATTATCATCATACAATGGAGGAGTATCGGGCGGTTAAAGGTCTTTTCTTCTCTAGACTAGGAAATGTGATTTCTCCTTGGAAAGAAGAACGTAAATATGCGGTGCTTAATGCCGATGATGAAGCCAGCCATTATTTTGCAGCCCAAACTGCGGCGGAAGTGATTACATATGGCATTGATAACAACGCTAATGTCCGAGCTTCGCAAATATCGATCACTGCAAAAGGAACTTTTTTCCATGTGGATACGTTTAAGGGTGAGACAGACATTTCGCTTCGCATGGTTGGTAAGTTTAACGTTTATAATGCACTTGCGGCGATTACGGCTGCGCTGTTGGAAGATGTGTCATTGTCAGATATCAAGACTAGTCTTGAGGCAATTGATGGGGTAGCTGGAAGAGTGGAATCCGTGGATGAGGGGCAAGAATATGCCGTTATCGTTGACTATGCTCACACACCAGACGGGCTGGAAAATGTATTAAGAACGGTCTGCGAATTTGCTACAGGTAAAGTGCTTACTGTGTTTGGCTGCGGAGGAGACAGAGACCGTACGAAACGTCCTTTAATGGGTAAGATAGCTGCAAAATATTGCGACATGGTATTCGTAACCTCTGACAACCCTCGGACGGAGGACCCTGAGCTAATTCTGAAGGATATAGAAGCAGGACTAGTAGAGGATGGAGTTACCTCTGACCGGTATCATATGATTGTTGATCGCCGAGAAGCGATTGGGAAGGCTATTGAAATGGCAAGCTCTGGCGATGTAGTATTGATTGCGGGGAAAGGTCATGAGACCTATCAACTGATTGGCGGAGTGGTTCACGATTTCGATGACCGCATCGTCGCTAAAGAAGTTATAAGGGGTCGAAGCTATTGA
- a CDS encoding stage V sporulation protein D, which produces MKVSKVVTRRRMLWTLLGLAVLFGSLVVRLGYVQLSQGEELSDKVEDSLRRNIPFTAKRGEILDREGIPLAYNISTPTVYAVPVQVKEKQKTAQQLAPLLGMTEEKLMSLLTKKSMSVKLQPGGRKITMELAASIRDLQLPGIVVAEDSKRYYPYGDLAAHILGFTGIDNQGITGVENIYDNLLKGIAGNISYLSDAGGRLMPGSSEKYSAPQDGLNLRLTIDKQIQSIMERELDQAMVKYQAQGSWAVAMNPKNGEILAMASRPGYEPGQYKEYDPQIYNRNLPIWMTYEPGSTFKIITLAAALQEGKVDLQNDHFFDPGYTEVGGARLRCWKKGGHGSQTFLQVVENSCNPGFVALGQRLGKETLFEYIRNFGFGTKTGIDLNGESNGILFKLSQVGPVELATTAFGQGVSVTPIQQIAAVSAAINGGKLYKPHVSKAWVNPDTGETVSEVKPELVREVISEETSKKVRAALESVVAKGTGRPAFIDGYRVGGKTGTAQKVINGRYSPTEHIVSFVAFAPADDPQIVVYVAVDNPKGIQFGGVVAAPIVKNIMEDSLHYLKVPERSDQLPKTYKYGETPIVTVPDLTGATVQDIYEDLNMNFNLARSGTGTTVINQAPKAGSRVAQGSTIRIYMGASSE; this is translated from the coding sequence ATGAAGGTTTCGAAGGTTGTAACACGGCGGAGAATGCTGTGGACGCTGCTGGGACTAGCAGTGTTATTCGGTTCGCTGGTCGTGCGTCTTGGCTATGTGCAATTATCCCAAGGCGAGGAATTAAGTGACAAGGTAGAAGATTCCTTGCGCCGCAATATTCCTTTTACCGCCAAGCGCGGTGAAATTTTGGATCGTGAAGGAATACCGCTGGCCTATAATATCAGCACGCCTACGGTCTATGCGGTGCCTGTGCAGGTGAAGGAGAAGCAAAAGACAGCGCAGCAATTGGCGCCTTTACTTGGGATGACCGAGGAGAAGCTGATGAGCTTGCTGACTAAAAAATCTATGTCGGTGAAACTACAGCCCGGCGGCCGCAAAATTACGATGGAACTTGCCGCGAGCATCCGTGATTTGCAGTTGCCGGGCATCGTTGTCGCTGAGGATAGCAAAAGATATTATCCTTACGGCGATCTTGCCGCGCATATACTAGGCTTTACAGGTATTGATAACCAAGGAATTACCGGAGTCGAGAACATATACGATAATTTGCTTAAAGGTATAGCAGGCAATATTTCGTATTTGTCTGACGCAGGTGGAAGACTCATGCCTGGATCATCGGAGAAGTATTCTGCCCCTCAGGATGGACTTAATCTACGATTGACCATTGATAAACAGATACAGTCTATTATGGAACGTGAGCTAGATCAGGCGATGGTGAAATATCAGGCGCAAGGAAGCTGGGCCGTAGCCATGAATCCGAAGAATGGTGAGATACTGGCTATGGCTAGCAGACCGGGCTATGAACCGGGGCAGTACAAGGAATATGATCCGCAGATTTATAACCGGAACTTGCCAATCTGGATGACCTATGAGCCAGGTTCTACGTTCAAAATCATTACATTGGCTGCTGCCCTGCAGGAAGGAAAAGTCGATCTGCAGAACGATCATTTTTTTGATCCGGGTTACACCGAGGTAGGTGGTGCAAGACTGCGCTGCTGGAAAAAGGGCGGACATGGCAGTCAGACTTTTTTGCAGGTTGTAGAGAATTCTTGTAATCCTGGCTTTGTAGCTCTTGGACAGCGGCTAGGTAAGGAAACTTTATTTGAATATATTCGTAATTTTGGTTTCGGTACAAAGACAGGGATTGATTTGAATGGAGAATCTAACGGTATCCTTTTCAAACTATCACAGGTGGGTCCGGTAGAGTTAGCAACTACGGCCTTCGGTCAAGGTGTCTCTGTTACACCTATTCAACAAATTGCTGCGGTGTCTGCCGCTATCAATGGCGGTAAGCTTTATAAACCGCATGTATCTAAGGCATGGGTGAATCCGGACACGGGAGAGACTGTATCAGAGGTAAAGCCTGAACTTGTTCGGGAGGTCATCTCGGAGGAAACATCCAAGAAGGTGCGGGCAGCACTTGAGAGCGTAGTTGCCAAAGGCACAGGTCGTCCTGCTTTTATAGACGGCTACCGTGTAGGTGGTAAGACAGGTACTGCACAGAAAGTCATCAACGGACGTTATTCCCCGACGGAGCATATTGTATCCTTTGTTGCTTTTGCCCCTGCAGATGATCCGCAAATTGTAGTTTATGTAGCGGTCGACAATCCGAAGGGCATTCAGTTTGGGGGTGTAGTAGCAGCTCCAATCGTGAAAAATATTATGGAGGACTCCTTGCACTATTTGAAAGTGCCGGAGCGAAGTGACCAACTTCCTAAAACCTATAAGTATGGCGAAACACCGATTGTGACGGTTCCAGATCTTACGGGAGCAACGGTACAGGATATTTATGAGGATTTAAATATGAATTTTAATCTTGCCCGTTCAGGAACTGGCACTACAGTTATCAACCAAGCTCCGAAAGCTGGGTCCAGGGTAGCGCAAGGTTCGACCATCAGGATTTATATGGGAGCTTCTAGTGAATAA
- a CDS encoding penicillin-binding transpeptidase domain-containing protein — MLARVFWIQVMEGSEWQEKAATLWAHTSTIKAERGTISDRNGSVLASDVPAYTVVVNPAVIAEKGIGDEVVKGLHELLGKPEDELRKLVEAKGEDGKYLKNREIRNEGWKIDQDLADKVKEFYVALGKEHKIQETGIGLVREQKRYYPKGSLAAHILGYTDRDGKAIMGLEKSLDEQLKGADGKLLYQSDGQGVKLPDSQDTYKPVVNGSNFKLTIDSTIQQYIQAAMEKAYAQYKPKSMSVIAADPNTMEILGMANMPTFDPNKYMDTGADAAGFYNHAIKSTYEPGSTFKIVTLAAAVEEKLFDPVATFLSGSIRIKGYSKALHDINRAGWGQISFLEGVKRSSNVLFVKLYEMLGQDRLLQYIDDFGFNGKTGIDLPGEASGVVNPNLGRPIEIATLAYGHGKVLVTPLQQLVAVSAIANGGKLMTPYVVKEVTDPNTGDTKVTQPSVVRQVIDEASAKKTGEYLEQVVADQVKGTGRNAHIEGYRVAGKTGTAIKVEGKDYVKSKVLVSFIGYAPVNDPKIAVIVIIDEPNVEVGGGKAAAPVFKEIVSQSLQYMGVPKLATETSDKDSKKTVESEAPVLRTTPDLTGKTMKEARETLLDQGFDFEVVGAEASVETQYPEAGTKLTQGQRIYLLSKQGDKPTIPNLKGESLRDSLEVLTLLKVEIAVEGEGYVSEQIEGTKNGKTLVTLKLKPLNDNSEDVPETSPADEGSESESGP; from the coding sequence TTGTTAGCTAGAGTGTTCTGGATTCAAGTGATGGAGGGCTCAGAATGGCAAGAAAAGGCTGCTACACTTTGGGCGCACACTTCGACTATCAAAGCAGAGCGAGGAACGATTTCTGACCGTAATGGGAGTGTGCTCGCTAGTGATGTCCCTGCTTATACTGTGGTTGTAAACCCGGCAGTCATTGCTGAAAAGGGTATTGGTGATGAGGTTGTCAAGGGATTGCATGAGCTACTAGGCAAGCCGGAAGATGAGCTGCGGAAGCTGGTTGAAGCTAAAGGCGAGGATGGAAAATACCTCAAAAATCGTGAAATTCGTAACGAAGGCTGGAAGATCGATCAGGACCTTGCCGACAAGGTGAAAGAATTTTATGTAGCACTAGGTAAAGAACATAAAATTCAAGAGACCGGGATTGGTCTTGTTAGGGAGCAGAAACGATATTATCCTAAGGGTTCGCTTGCTGCGCACATATTAGGCTATACAGATCGAGACGGCAAGGCGATTATGGGTCTGGAAAAGTCCCTAGATGAACAGCTTAAGGGTGCTGATGGCAAGCTGCTTTATCAAAGTGACGGTCAAGGGGTTAAGCTGCCTGATTCTCAAGATACTTATAAACCTGTAGTAAATGGCAGTAATTTCAAGCTTACAATCGACAGTACGATCCAGCAATATATACAAGCTGCCATGGAAAAGGCATATGCGCAATATAAGCCGAAAAGTATGAGTGTCATTGCCGCTGATCCGAATACGATGGAGATTTTGGGGATGGCGAATATGCCTACCTTTGATCCTAATAAATATATGGATACAGGTGCTGATGCAGCAGGTTTCTACAATCATGCTATCAAATCAACTTATGAGCCTGGTTCGACCTTCAAAATTGTTACGCTTGCTGCAGCTGTAGAAGAGAAGCTTTTTGATCCCGTAGCTACATTTCTGTCAGGATCGATCAGAATTAAGGGTTACAGTAAGGCATTACATGATATTAATCGTGCCGGTTGGGGGCAAATCAGCTTCCTGGAAGGTGTGAAGCGGTCTAGTAACGTTCTCTTTGTAAAGCTTTATGAAATGCTCGGACAAGATAGACTTTTACAGTATATTGATGATTTTGGTTTTAATGGGAAGACAGGAATCGATTTGCCAGGGGAAGCCAGTGGGGTCGTTAACCCTAACCTTGGACGTCCTATCGAAATTGCTACACTCGCATATGGGCATGGTAAAGTGCTAGTTACCCCACTTCAACAATTGGTTGCTGTATCTGCTATCGCCAATGGTGGGAAACTGATGACTCCATATGTGGTAAAAGAGGTTACAGACCCAAACACCGGAGACACTAAGGTTACTCAGCCTAGTGTAGTGCGTCAGGTGATTGATGAGGCAAGTGCCAAGAAAACCGGGGAATATTTGGAGCAGGTAGTTGCTGACCAAGTCAAAGGGACAGGACGCAACGCTCACATTGAAGGTTACCGTGTGGCAGGTAAGACAGGAACGGCTATCAAGGTTGAAGGTAAGGACTACGTGAAGTCCAAAGTTCTGGTCTCCTTTATTGGTTATGCGCCTGTGAATGATCCAAAGATCGCTGTTATTGTTATTATTGATGAACCGAACGTTGAGGTTGGCGGCGGTAAAGCCGCAGCTCCAGTATTTAAAGAAATCGTATCTCAGTCTCTGCAATACATGGGAGTTCCAAAGTTAGCGACTGAAACTAGCGATAAGGATAGTAAAAAAACAGTTGAATCTGAAGCGCCTGTGCTCCGAACCACACCTGATCTGACGGGCAAAACGATGAAGGAAGCAAGAGAGACGCTTCTGGATCAAGGTTTTGATTTTGAAGTGGTCGGTGCAGAAGCATCTGTGGAAACCCAATATCCAGAGGCTGGAACGAAGCTTACTCAAGGACAGCGTATATACCTATTAAGCAAGCAAGGGGACAAGCCTACCATTCCAAATTTAAAGGGAGAGTCGCTGCGTGATTCCCTTGAGGTTCTAACACTTCTAAAAGTGGAGATTGCGGTAGAAGGCGAAGGATATGTCTCCGAGCAGATTGAAGGAACAAAGAATGGCAAGACATTGGTTACTTTGAAGCTGAAACCATTAAATGATAATAGTGAAGATGTTCCTGAAACTTCGCCTGCTGATGAGGGTTCAGAATCGGAGAGTGGGCCATAG
- a CDS encoding septum formation initiator family protein has protein sequence MAYTRGNLAVQPKRKEEVNPLYREKTKVVTKRRVLPLQEKLLYMLTLGVCVLVAITLISRYVHIYDLNLQAQKLDKDIATAKKQISTYEMEKQNLEQKVAQKAKDLGYVAPDENATIFIPANPVSTEGDN, from the coding sequence ATGGCCTATACCCGCGGCAATTTAGCAGTTCAGCCCAAAAGAAAAGAAGAGGTAAACCCCCTTTACCGCGAGAAGACAAAAGTAGTTACCAAACGAAGAGTACTTCCGCTGCAAGAGAAACTTTTGTATATGCTGACGCTAGGAGTATGCGTTTTGGTGGCTATCACCCTGATTTCACGTTACGTTCATATTTATGATTTGAACTTGCAGGCCCAGAAATTAGATAAGGATATAGCGACTGCTAAAAAGCAAATTTCCACGTATGAGATGGAGAAGCAGAATTTGGAGCAGAAGGTTGCCCAAAAGGCAAAGGATCTTGGTTACGTAGCACCGGATGAAAATGCTACCATCTTTATTCCGGCGAATCCGGTATCAACAGAAGGCGATAATTAG
- the rsmH gene encoding 16S rRNA (cytosine(1402)-N(4))-methyltransferase RsmH has translation MFHHITVLKEEATEGLHIKKDGIYVDCTLGGAGHSALIASKLSGEGRLICLDQDDWALENAKERLAEYGDKVVLIKTNFRDLESVLKDVPFVPQKDGIPQVDGVLFDLGVSSPQFDEGERGFSYNHDAPLDMRMDQTALLTAADIVNTWSEQEIARVLFQYGEEKFSRRIAKKIVDRREESPVETTGELAELIKEGIPAAARRTGGHPAKRSFQGLRIAVNDELGAFEEGLHSAVRCLAPEGRVSVITFHSLEDRICKQILSSYLSRCTCPPDFPFCVCGAKGTLKLINRKPLVPSEEELELNTRARSAKLRIAEKL, from the coding sequence TTGTTTCACCACATCACGGTGCTTAAAGAAGAAGCGACAGAAGGGCTGCACATCAAAAAAGACGGAATCTATGTAGATTGCACTCTCGGTGGAGCAGGCCACAGCGCACTAATTGCTTCCAAGCTTAGCGGCGAAGGCCGATTAATCTGTTTGGATCAAGATGATTGGGCTTTGGAGAACGCAAAAGAAAGACTAGCCGAATACGGAGACAAGGTTGTACTCATTAAGACCAATTTCCGTGATCTGGAGAGTGTACTTAAGGATGTGCCCTTTGTACCACAAAAAGATGGCATTCCCCAAGTGGATGGAGTCCTCTTTGATCTTGGCGTATCCTCTCCCCAGTTTGATGAGGGAGAGCGCGGATTTAGTTACAATCATGATGCTCCGCTGGACATGCGGATGGATCAAACAGCGCTTTTAACGGCTGCTGATATTGTGAATACGTGGTCCGAGCAGGAGATTGCCCGTGTGCTTTTCCAATATGGAGAAGAGAAGTTCTCGCGGAGAATCGCTAAGAAAATTGTAGACAGAAGAGAAGAAAGTCCTGTGGAGACCACAGGAGAATTAGCTGAGCTAATCAAGGAAGGTATTCCGGCGGCTGCACGACGAACGGGAGGACATCCCGCTAAACGTAGCTTTCAAGGTTTACGGATTGCTGTAAACGACGAGTTGGGTGCTTTTGAAGAAGGATTACATAGCGCAGTACGTTGCCTTGCACCAGAAGGTAGAGTATCCGTTATCACTTTTCATTCACTCGAGGACCGAATTTGCAAGCAAATTCTAAGCAGCTATTTAAGCAGATGTACATGCCCGCCTGACTTTCCGTTTTGCGTATGCGGCGCGAAAGGCACGCTTAAGTTAATCAACCGCAAACCGCTTGTGCCTTCTGAAGAAGAGCTTGAGCTCAATACTCGAGCGCGTTCAGCTAAGCTGCGCATTGCAGAAAAATTGTAA
- the mraZ gene encoding division/cell wall cluster transcriptional repressor MraZ has translation MFMGEYQHSIDDKGRIIIPAKLRELLGTSFVTTRGLDSCLFVYPMEEWAIMEQKLKSLSLMKSDARAFSRFFFSGATECVWDKQGRVNLPANLRQYAKLDKDCVILGVSNRVEIWNKELWEQYFEQSEESFNEIAEKLVDFNFDL, from the coding sequence ATGTTCATGGGAGAGTATCAACACAGCATTGACGATAAAGGCCGAATTATTATTCCGGCTAAACTCCGTGAATTGCTTGGAACCTCCTTTGTGACGACCCGTGGTCTAGACTCCTGTTTATTTGTTTATCCCATGGAAGAATGGGCAATCATGGAACAAAAGCTAAAAAGCCTTTCACTGATGAAATCAGATGCCCGCGCATTCAGTCGCTTTTTTTTCTCAGGCGCAACAGAATGTGTATGGGATAAGCAGGGAAGGGTAAATCTGCCGGCTAATTTAAGGCAGTATGCCAAACTGGACAAAGACTGTGTTATTCTGGGCGTTTCGAACCGGGTGGAAATCTGGAACAAAGAGCTATGGGAGCAGTACTTCGAACAGTCCGAGGAATCGTTCAACGAAATTGCCGAAAAATTGGTGGATTTCAATTTTGATTTATAA
- a CDS encoding adenosylhomocysteinase: MMSSSKQNSIVADMSLAPEGHLKIDWVRQHMPVLNRIREQFEAEQPFKGLKVSITLHLEAKTAYLAKVVKAGGAEVTITGSNPLSTQDDVCAALVEDGITVFAKYNPSPEEFKALNIKALESKPDLIIDDGGDFATLLHSERPDLMENIRGGAEETTTGIIRLKALQKQGVLKFPMVAVNDAYCKYLFDNRYGTGQSAWDGIIRTTNLIVAGKTVVVVGYGWCGKGVAMRAKGLGAKVVVTEVDAIKAVEAHMDGFEVMPMLEAAKVGDFFVTVTGNRYVIRGEHYDVMKDGAIMCNAGHFDVEVNKPELSERSVSQRTVRKNIEEYQLRDGRKLYLLAEGRLVNLGAADGHPAEIMDTTFALQALSLKYVNDNYKSIGVKVENVPYELDEQVARYKLQSLGINIDSLTPAQVDYLDSWNLND; the protein is encoded by the coding sequence ATTATGAGTTCATCTAAACAAAATAGTATCGTGGCTGACATGTCACTCGCACCAGAAGGACATTTGAAAATCGACTGGGTTCGTCAACATATGCCGGTATTGAACCGCATTCGTGAGCAGTTCGAAGCTGAACAGCCTTTCAAAGGTCTAAAAGTTTCAATTACGCTTCATTTGGAAGCTAAAACCGCTTATCTGGCGAAGGTTGTCAAAGCAGGCGGTGCAGAAGTAACCATTACTGGATCGAATCCACTTTCAACACAGGATGATGTATGTGCGGCGCTTGTGGAGGATGGAATCACCGTCTTCGCTAAATACAACCCGTCACCTGAAGAGTTCAAAGCCCTTAACATCAAGGCGCTGGAAAGTAAACCGGATTTGATCATTGATGATGGTGGGGATTTTGCTACATTGCTGCATTCGGAGCGTCCTGATCTGATGGAGAATATTCGTGGAGGTGCTGAAGAAACAACAACCGGCATCATTCGTCTAAAAGCTCTTCAAAAGCAAGGTGTACTGAAGTTCCCAATGGTCGCAGTAAATGATGCATATTGCAAATATTTGTTTGATAACCGTTATGGCACAGGCCAATCTGCATGGGATGGCATTATTCGTACAACTAACCTGATCGTTGCGGGCAAAACCGTAGTTGTTGTCGGATACGGCTGGTGCGGTAAAGGTGTTGCTATGCGGGCCAAAGGGTTGGGCGCAAAAGTGGTTGTCACAGAAGTGGATGCTATTAAAGCCGTTGAAGCTCATATGGACGGTTTCGAAGTTATGCCTATGCTGGAAGCTGCTAAGGTCGGCGATTTCTTCGTTACAGTAACGGGTAACCGTTATGTCATTCGTGGGGAACATTATGATGTAATGAAAGATGGAGCAATCATGTGCAACGCAGGCCATTTCGACGTTGAAGTGAATAAGCCTGAATTGTCTGAAAGATCCGTATCCCAGCGTACTGTTCGCAAAAATATTGAAGAGTACCAGCTTCGCGACGGCCGTAAGCTATATCTGCTTGCAGAAGGCAGACTTGTAAATCTAGGTGCTGCGGATGGACACCCTGCCGAAATTATGGATACTACCTTTGCGCTACAAGCGTTGTCGTTGAAATATGTAAATGATAATTATAAGAGCATTGGCGTAAAAGTTGAGAATGTTCCCTATGAGCTGGATGAGCAGGTAGCACGCTACAAGCTGCAAAGTCTGGGCATTAACATCGATAGTCTGACTCCAGCACAAGTGGATTATTTGGACAGCTGGAATCTGAACGATTAA
- the bshC gene encoding bacillithiol biosynthesis cysteine-adding enzyme BshC: MNIVKEPLPGGSALARDYIENFEKVSHLYGGDFRSIECRSIRAEWLDRSEGLRADRTQVAACLRQYNEKHNSHDAVMSSLALLEQPGTLVVTGGQQSGLFTGPLLVVYKAMTTIMAAKEAAEQLGRPVVPLFWIAGEDHDWDEVNHTYVLNRTQEITKIKIEKSEEKRSSVSNIRVEEESWQQVVEQLDGLLQDSDFKPQIMEFIRSSSFRADSMTDAFAKLMGSLFGKFGLILLDSADPNLRKLEEPFFTSLIMQNDALETAYMNSASDIVNAGYELQADVTAGNANLFYIHEGVRLLLHKKDGIFADRKGQVSFTHDELLEEVKAHPERFSNNVLTRPLMQDYMLPVLATVLGQGEIAYWAIPHRAFEVVGGQMPLIIPRMSFTVVEGTLHKHMDKYQLSFEDVRQGLDRKRHDWLAAQDELGIEQRFEETKATFSAMYEPLIEQLGTIQAGLLKLGNNNKDKILDQITFLQAKAQDAMAKQNEAAIRQWERIELSLMPLGKLQERVYNIMYYLNRYGLPWLDELMAIEPDYSGTHRIIYM, encoded by the coding sequence ATGAATATTGTTAAGGAACCGCTGCCGGGTGGATCTGCACTCGCGCGCGACTATATAGAAAATTTTGAGAAGGTTAGTCATTTGTACGGTGGGGATTTCCGAAGTATAGAGTGTAGAAGCATTCGGGCAGAATGGCTGGATCGTAGTGAGGGTCTCCGTGCCGACCGGACACAAGTTGCTGCATGTCTACGACAATATAATGAAAAGCATAATTCACATGATGCGGTGATGTCTTCACTGGCCCTTTTAGAACAGCCGGGAACGTTAGTGGTTACTGGTGGACAGCAAAGCGGATTATTTACAGGACCACTACTTGTAGTATATAAAGCAATGACAACCATTATGGCGGCAAAAGAAGCAGCTGAACAGCTCGGCCGGCCAGTAGTCCCATTATTCTGGATCGCTGGTGAGGATCATGACTGGGATGAAGTGAATCATACGTATGTATTAAATCGTACGCAGGAGATTACAAAGATTAAGATAGAGAAATCAGAGGAGAAGCGCTCCTCGGTGAGTAATATTCGTGTAGAAGAAGAAAGCTGGCAGCAAGTGGTGGAACAGCTGGATGGACTGCTTCAAGATAGTGACTTCAAACCGCAAATCATGGAATTTATTCGATCTTCTTCGTTTAGAGCAGATAGTATGACGGATGCTTTTGCTAAGCTGATGGGTTCTTTATTTGGTAAATTCGGTCTGATCCTCCTTGATTCTGCGGATCCTAACCTACGTAAATTAGAAGAGCCATTTTTTACTTCGCTAATTATGCAGAATGATGCACTGGAAACAGCGTATATGAATTCTGCTTCTGATATCGTGAACGCTGGGTATGAGCTTCAAGCTGACGTTACGGCAGGAAATGCCAACCTCTTTTATATACATGAAGGTGTACGGTTATTGCTTCATAAGAAAGATGGAATTTTTGCCGATCGCAAGGGCCAGGTATCGTTCACCCATGATGAATTACTAGAGGAAGTGAAGGCACATCCGGAACGATTCAGCAACAACGTGCTGACACGCCCGCTTATGCAGGATTATATGTTGCCGGTTCTAGCAACGGTGCTAGGTCAAGGTGAGATTGCTTATTGGGCTATTCCGCATCGTGCGTTTGAGGTGGTCGGGGGACAAATGCCTTTGATCATCCCAAGAATGTCTTTCACAGTGGTAGAAGGTACGCTTCATAAGCATATGGATAAATATCAATTAAGCTTTGAGGATGTAAGACAGGGACTAGATCGTAAAAGACATGATTGGTTGGCTGCACAGGATGAGCTGGGGATTGAACAACGTTTTGAAGAAACCAAAGCTACTTTCTCCGCCATGTACGAGCCGCTGATTGAGCAGCTTGGAACCATTCAGGCAGGTCTGCTTAAACTGGGGAATAACAATAAAGATAAGATTTTAGATCAGATCACTTTTTTACAAGCGAAAGCCCAAGACGCAATGGCAAAACAGAATGAAGCTGCAATTCGTCAATGGGAGCGAATCGAGCTGTCGTTAATGCCACTGGGTAAACTGCAAGAAAGAGTGTACAATATCATGTATTACTTGAACCGCTACGGACTTCCATGGTTAGATGAGCTGATGGCTATTGAACCGGATTATAGTGGAACGCATCGCATCATTTATATGTAG